The Thermoleophilia bacterium genomic sequence CGCCATTGGGGTGAGGGGCATACGGCCGATCTGTTCGCGCCCTCGATCGGCCACGACCCTGAGCAGAAGGCCCTGGTCGGTGTCTATGGTAGGCCTAACGCTCAGGGTTTCGTAACGGCCACCCGGCCCAGCGGTGAGACGACCCGCCAGGCCGTGATGGTCAAGCTCTAGAAGTCGAATCCGGACGTCTCCCCGAGAGACAAAGCGGGTCCCCGCTATGTCCTTCGGGACGACACACCGCCCCCTCTCGCCAGGGGGTCTTTGTGGTTGAGGCCGGGGCAGTGGTTTCCGGATCGTGGAGTAGTCGCAGTTTGCAAACATCGAGAGGCAGGACCGCGTCGGTGAACAGGATGGTCAGCCGCCAGATCGGCGGACCCTCGCACCAAAGCGGGTAGGCTCCGTCCACCATGGCCCCGAAAACCCAGTACGCCCGCAACGGGGACGCGAACATCGCCTATCAGGTGGCCGGTGAGGGGCCGAGCGATCTGGTGATCGTCTCGGGCTTTGTTTCCCACCTTGAGATGGACTGGGGCTCTCCCGAAAACGCTCGTTTTTTCGAAAGGCTCTCCTCTTTCTGTCGGCTGATCCGGTTCGACAAGCGGGGCACCGGTCTCTCCGACCCGGTATTCGGGGTCCCGACCCTGGAGGAGCGGATGGAGGATGCGCGCGCAGTCATGGACGCGGTCGGCTCCAAGCGGGCCACGCTGCTCGGCTACTCCGAAGGAGGGTCGATGTCGGTTCTGTTTGCGGCCACCTATCCCGAACGCACAGCGGGACTGATTATTTACGGAAGTTTCCCGAACGGCGCCGCACTTGCCTCTTCGTCCGGAGATCTCGTCCGGATGGTCAGGAACTATCTCCAGAATTGGGGAGAGGGACATTCGGTCGACCTGTTCGCGCCTTCGATCGCCGGGGACCCGGAGCAGAAGGCCCTGATCGGTGTTTATGAACGGAGTGCAGCCAGCCCGAGAATGGCCAGGGGCATAATGGCCGCCGTTGACGAAACCGACGTCACCGACGTACTGCCAAACGTTCGCGTCCCGACGCTCGTACTTCACCGACGCGACGAAGCTATCCCGATCGAAGGCGCTCGTGAAATGGCCAAACAGATCCCCGACGCGCGATTTGTCGAACTCGAAGGCTCTGATCACTGGATGCATATCGGCGACTCGGCTGCCATCCTCGGCGAGATTGAGGAGTTCGTCACCGGTACCCGCCACGCGCCGGTGGCCGAGCGCGCCCTGGCGACGGTCATGTTTACCGACATCGTCGGCTCGACCGAGCGGGCCGGCGAGCTTGGGGATACCGGCTGGCGGCAGGTACTGGAGCGACACAATGAGCTCACCCGCAAGTTGGTCGAAAGGTCAGGTGGCCGGCCGATCAAGAGCACCGGCGATGGCTATCTGGCGACTTTCGACGGCCCGACCAGGGCAGTCAACTGTGCCAGCGATTTGACCGAGGCGGTCAGACCACTGGAGATCGAGATCCGGGCCGGGATACACACCGGCGAGTGCGAGTTCATCGGCGACGATATCGCCGGCATGGCGGTCCACATCGGTGCACGGGTCAGCGCCACCGCTGACGCCGGCGAAGTGGTGGTCTCATCGACGGTCAAGGACCTGGTGGTCGGATCCGGCATTCAGTTCGAAGACAGGGGCGAGCGCGAACTGAAAGGCGTACCGGGCTCCTGGAGGCTTTATCTGGTCGGCAAAGAGGCCGACTCACCCGCCGAGCCGGTTGCTGTCCCCAGCGTCTGAGTAGAGGTCGAGAGGGACTTCGCTTTCGAACCGTGGCACTTGGCAGGACTCCGACCCCGGGCCTGACGGCGTCAGACCCGCCTCTGTCTCAGACCTCGCACACGGCTATCGCCGCGGCGTCGCGGCGGGCCTTCTCGGTCGCCGTCGACAGGTCGCCCAGAGCGGTGTAGATGATGCGATCCGGTTCCAGATCGAGGTCCGCTGCGGCGTCTGGTTCGAGGCGCTCGATCAGGTCTTTGGAGGCGAGCGCACGGCCGCCGCTGGCACAGGCCTCGATTCGGGCGGCTTCGTTGACCTGATCGCCGAGCGCGTTGACCTCGGAGCGTCCGACGGTGCTGATGTTGCCGACGTAGAGGTTCGCTCCCCAGTGCAGGCCGAAGCGCAGGATGACATCCTCGGGTTGCAGGTCACTGCGCTCGGCGACCTCGTCGAGCGCTTTACGCAGGGTGCGGACGGCGACGATACAATTTTGTGCAGCAGCCGATTCAGATCCGGCTGTCTCGGCAAGAAAAAAGGCGCCGACGCCATCCCCGACGTGACGCCCGACCAGGCCTCCGGCGTCGACAACGCACTGATCGGCGGCGCGAACCAGCCGGCGCCCGAGCTTGAAGTAACCGGCGGTCGATAGACGTCGGGAGAGCGCCGAGGACGCTTCCAGGTCGGCGAAAAGGATCGCTGCGGGCCGCCGGCCGGCCTTTGCTACGAGTCCCATCCGCTCGACGTGCCTGAGGTCGGCGGTGAATGTCATCGCGGAGAGCATTGCCATGCCTGGGGCAGGCTTGCTGAACAGCGCGGTGCCGGCGAGTCGGCCGTTGGCGTCGCGGATGCGGGTGGCGACAACCGGGATGTCACCGGCACCGTCGATTCCGAACCCCTCGGTGGTGAAGGCCAGCATCGTGCCCTCGGCCGGGGTCAGCTCGTCGACGATGTCGCGCAGCGTGGGGTCGACAAGTTCTCTCAACTCATCGCGCCCGCCGGGAGTGTCGGTGAGCATCAGACCGCCGACGCCGCGAAAAAAGAGACGATTGATGGCGATGCTGTTGGAGCCCATCCGCCATTCCTTGCTATTCCGGAGCCATTCCGGTCCAAGCAGAAACGAGCCCATCGGGAACGATGCTAATTCGACGAGAGCGCCGAACGACAGACGAACGTCATCGCTGGCCCAGACCACCCGCCAGCGGTCGTCGACGACCCAACCCAGTGGCCGGCGTCCCCGATTGCCCGCGCCGCGTCGGTGAGCGCCGGGTCCTCGGGCAGCGGGTATGACTCCTGATCGGGCATCGACCGATCCTATCCGGGGAGCCGCGATCGGCCCGCGTTCGGCTGCGCTGCGTATCTACGAAGGTCACTTTCGAAACCGGAGTCCCACCGAGGGTGCGGATAGTGTGCGCCTATGCTTGACGACGCGCCGTACGTCCCACAGCTTCCTGAGCATCCCGAGCTGCGTGAGCTCGCACTTGCGATCGAGAGCTACGGCGGGGCGGCAGAGATTTTCGACTCGAGCTTCGGCGCCGTATTCATCTCTACGGAGACGGCGAAGTTCCTGGGTGTGACGTCGGAGGAGGCGAGCCGCCTGTACGGCATGTCGCTCATCCGTCGGAGCACCGACGGGTCCGAACTGGATGTCATGCGAACCACGGAGGAAAGCGGTGTCGAATGGTTCCGGCACAACGCACCGATCATGCGGTATTACCTGGAGCCGGGCGATGCGAGCTTCGACGAGGCTTTTGGCCCGACCGGCGAGGCAGCCGCCGCCATCGAACCGATCGAGATACCGCCGCGCGCGTGGTACGACAGACTCTCCTTTTCCCCTGACTTGCGATTTCGCCGATTCGTGCTCGGCGACGCGAACCAGATCCACCTGCGGCTGAATGACGACGAAGGACGGTTCCTCGGGGTCCTGCATCTGTCACGGAGCGCAATGCCCGAGAGCCTGATGGCGCTGCTGGGCCGCGGAGATGAGCGGCTGTTCGAGCGCATGAACCGTGTCAGCGAGCCGGCCCGTCGTCCGGCCGCGATCCTGTTCGCGGACCTGGAGGCCTCCGGCGTGCTTTCGCGGCACCTCTCGTCGAGGGCCTACTTCGAACTGATCCGCGACCTCACTGACCTGATCGACTCCTCCACAGTCGACCGGGACGGGATCGTGGGCAAACATGCCGGCGACGGCGGCTCGGCGCTGTTTCTGGCCGAGGACTTCGAAGGCTCGGAGTCCGCAACGGCGAGAGCGGCGATTGAGGCCGCACGGGCAATTCGCGATGGGGCCGTACACCTCGGTCCCGATGACGTCACGGTCAAGCTGAACGTCGGCGTGCACTGGGGTGCGACGCTGATGGTGGGTCAAGTCGCCACCCGCGGGCGCCTAGAGGTCACGGCGCTGGGCGACCAGATGAACGAAGGTGCCCGCATCGAAGCCGCCGCCAAAAACGGGGCGATCCTCGCGTCCAAGGACCTCACTGAACGACTCGACAGCGTCGACGCGCAGGCGATCGGACTCGACCTCGACGCGCTCGCCTACACGCCGCTAGGCGAACTCGAAGGCGCGAGCGACAAGGCGATCCGGGATGCCGGAGCGATCCCCGTCACCGCGATCTGACCTCCTCAAGCGGCCACTCGCTCCAGAATCCGGGCGTCCCCCCGAAGGACATAGCGGGTCCCCGCTATGTCCTTCGGGTCGACACACCGCCCCCCTCTCGCCAAATGGTGATGTGTCTAACGGAACTGGTGCATCGCTAGGCTCGGCCGTATGAGGTCGTGCGTTATATGTGGGGAGCTGAACCTGGACGGGTCCTACCCGGATGATGTTCATGTGTGCCGCGCATGCGAGCTCACCCGTCACCGGTCCGACCTGGATCAACTGACCCCGGAGAAGTTCGTGGCTGAGTCAGGGTGGCGCCTGGCGAAGACCATGCTCGACGCCCCTCACCAGTACACGGTGCGAGACCTCAGCAATGCCGATGGACATCAAACCACTGCGATGGGGCATGCCGAGTTCGAATGGTTCGCCCGGCTGACCCTTGAGCAGGGCAAGCCGGCCCAATGGGGGACGAGGACCTACCGGTACTACGAGCTCGACGGTTGGGAATACTGGACGATGGGACTGGCCCCGGAGATGACGACGATCGTCAACCGGAGGGCGACAAGCCCCGAGACGCAGACGACCCTCGGCGAACAGGTCAGCGAAGCCCGGGCTCAGGCCTCTGCCGCCGGACAAACGAGCCGGTAGTCACACCAGCTGCAGACCCCGGGTGACGGGCGTGGCTCGAAGTCCTGGCTGAGGATGCCGTCGCCGACCTCACGCACTGTGCGGTCGATCCGCTCGGCTTCATCCGGGCCCGCCTCGATGTTCACCTTCTCGCCGTCGAGCACGTAGTAGTAGCTGCCGTTGTCGACCTCGAGGTCCCAGGCCTCGGCCGCACCGATCCGGTAGATCGCCAGCTGGATGTCGCCGCCGAGCCGTTCGGTGTTCACCTTCATGCCGGTCTTGTAGTCGATGACCTCGTAACCACCATCGCCGCGGCGGTCCACCCGGTCGACCCGGCCGCGCACGTAATGCGGCCCGATCTTGAATTCGAACTGGCGCTCCAGCCAGACCGGCTGCGAGTCCGAGGCGCTCTCGGTCTGCCAGTAGTTCTCCATCGCCGCGTAGGCGCGGTCCTTGAACTGGAGCTCGTCGTTCGAATCGCCGAATCCGGACCGGCGCCAGCCCTGTTCGAGCAGCGACATCAGCAGGTCGAGGCCCTGGTCGCCCGTGTCGGTGAGTTTCGGATCGTGGAACCGCTGAAGGACGTTGTGGATCAGGATGCCGAAGCGCTGGTTGATGGTCGGCGCCTGGGGAATGCCGAACACACGCGCGAACTTGTACTTGAGAGGGCAGGTGAGGTAGAGGTCGACATCCGAGGCCGAGAGGCGCAGGTCCCCGCCGCGCTTCGGCAGGAACGCGGCCAGCGAGGGCTCGGTCTTCGAATCGATCAGCCGCTGGCGCAGGCCCCGGTCGCGCTCGTTGGCCAGCAGGTACGGGTCGAGGGTCGAGGTGGTGAGCTCGGCCAGCTGCTCCGGTGTGGCGACCTGGGCCAGCAACCCGTTGATCGCTTCGATCGACTCGCTGTCGACCGTGCCGCCGGGCCGCTGCGCGAGCGCCGCCAGCTTGAGCAGCTCCAGGTAACGGGTGATCGCGCGGTTGACGTCGATCGCGGTGTCGAGGCGCGGCTCGCTCAATTCACGCCCGGCCTTCCAGGACGCTTCGAGCACTTCGTCGCGCATCATCCGGTAGGTCGCGTGGAGGTCCTCTGCCGGTCCGAACAGTTCTTCCTCGTGGACTTCCTCGAGGCCGCCGACAACCTTGAAGGCATCCTCGAACGGGCCGGACGGGCTGCTGCCCTCCGCCGGAGTCTCGACCCGGGAGAGCACGACGCCGTCGTCGGCCGAGGCGATCGCCGTTGCGATCGCCCGCCGGTCCTCGTCGTCGGCCCGGTGGAGTCCAGTCAGGTACACCCGCGACCAGACCCGGCCCTTGACCTCCGAGTAGGCGACGATCTGAACCGAACCTACCGCCGCCCCGCGGCTTCCGGTCACCTCGAGGCCGGTGTCGGCCAATGCTGAGAGGTACTTCGTGAACTCACGGGTGGAGCCGTTCGGGTCCCGCCGGGCCCAGGCCGTCGCGATCTCCGCCAGGCGCGAGAGGCCGAGCAGCCGCTCGGCGGTCTCGGGCTTGGCGGCAAAGAGGCGCTGCCGGCGGAAACCGACCCTTTCGATCAGTCGCCGGACGAAGACATCGGGCCGGTGCCCGTCGAGCGCGCCCGCGGCGGCTCTATATAAGGAGAGGAAAGCTTCGATCCGCTGGCGGGCCTCGGGGGAGATCTGCGGGCTCTCCAACGCGGCGTCGCAGGCCGAGACCATGTCGAGCTTGCGGCGACGCGCGATCACGGTCAGCTTGGCGAGGTCCACCGAGCGCAGCCCGATCGGCGGCCGGGTGATCGCGCGAGTCACCGCCGGAGCGTCGTCCGGGTCGGTCAGCCCCCGCAGCCATGCGATCGTGTCGCGGACCTCGGGCTGTCGGAAGAGCGCCGCTCCACCGCCGACCGTGGCCGGCACACCGCGCTCGGCCAGGGCCGAGGCGAGCAGGCCGCCGTCGCGATTCAGATCCTTGACCGTGATCGCGATCGTCTCGGGGGCAGCGCCTTCGCTGACGGCGTGCTCGACTTCGCGGGCGACTGCCTGGGCCTCGGCCTGGGCGCCGCCCGATCGCCAGAACCGTACGGAGGTGGTGCCGTCCCCTGCATGCCAATCCTCGGCGACGGCGATCCCGCCACCGGCGAGCACAGCGCGGGCGGCATCCACCGAGTCCGGCCCGAGCCGACGGGACTCGGCCGCGGTCACTTTGACCAGCCCGGGGGCAATCGCTTCGAAACGATCCACCGCCCCGGGGGCAGCCAGCGCCCGGGACTCATCGGCCGCGGCGACCAGCGACTCGGCACCGCCGATCAGACCGGCCAGCAATTCGGAGCGCACCGGAGAAAGGTCTTCGAGCTCGTCGACGACCAGATGCGGGAACTGCGCCGCGACCTGCTGCCGGACGGACTCGTGGCCGGCCAGCATCGCCGCGGCCAGGGAGCAGGCGTCGTTCGAATCGATCGATCCGAGGTCGGCCAGCATCCGGTCGTGGATTTCGATCAGCTCGGCAACCTCGAGGGTGCGGCTGGCGTCCGGCTCGCCTTCATCCGCAGCGATAGCCCGCAGGTCATCCGCCGAGACACCATCGCTCTTCAGGCGATCGATCCGGCGGAGCAGGCCGGTCATCAAGCCGGTCGGGTTGCCGCGGATCTGGTGGTGGCGGAGCGGAAGCGAGTCGAACCGGACCAGCAGCATCGCCAGCCGCTCGGCCGGGCCGACGACCTCGAAGCCCGGGTCGAGCCCGGCGGCGGCGGGCCAGTCGCGCAGGAGCCGTTCGGCGAAGTCCTCCCAGGTGGCGACGACAAGTTCTTCGTAAGGCGGTTCGAGCAGGGCCTCCAGCCGAGAGCGGTGTTCGGCCGCGGCGTTCCGGGTCGAGGTGATCACCGCGATGCGCGAAGGATCAAGTCCGCCGGAGACCAGCGCCGCAACCCGGGCGTCGAGCGCGGCCGACTTGCCGACCCCGGCCCCACCTTCGATCAGCAGGGGTCCGGAGCCGTGTTCGATCTTGGGTAGCTGGGCCGGGCCCGGTTCGGGTATCGGATCGCTGGACTGGGGATCAGGACTCACAAGCCAAAAGTACCCGACCAGACCGCCCGACACGTGACTGTGAATAGCATGCGCCGGGTGACTTCCCCCCAGACATCCCCTCCGATCTCGGCCAACTGGCTGGATATCTGCCGCCGTATCGTCGAAGAGCAGAAGAAACTCTTCGCCGGCAGCGTGACCGTCCAGGACCGTGACGAGTACGAAGGCATAGGTGAAGGCGGCGACCGCACGCTCGTACTCGACCGCCAGTGCGAGGACGTCGTCTTCGCTGAGCTCGAAGAGCTTGCCGAGCAGGGTGCCGAGTTCACGGCGATTTCGGAAGAGCGCGGAACCGTCCAGTTCAACGGCGGCGGCGAGAGCTGGGTCGTGATCGATCCGATCGACGGCTCGCTCAACGTGCGGAAGACCCTGCCCAACCACAGCCTTTCGATCGCGGTCGCCTCCGCCCCGAACATGGCCGCGGTCGAATTCGGCTACGTCTACGACTTCGGTCCCGACGAGGAGTACTGGGCCCAGACCGACAAGGGGGCTTTCCTCAACGAGCGCGAGCTGAAGGTCATCCCCGGCCCCATGCCCCTGGAGCTGGTCGGAGTCGAAGGCGCCGAGCCCGGCGCGATCATCCCCCTGCTGGAGAAGCTGCAGGGCGAGATCTACCGCCTGCGCTGCGTCGGCTCGCTGGCAATCACCCTCTCTTATGTAGCGGCCAACCGACTAGACGGAATGGTCACACCGCATCCTTCGCGTTCGGTCGACATCGCCGCCGCGCAGCTGATCGCCCGTGAGGCCGGCGCCTTCATCGAGCTCGGCGAAGACGGCCTCTCCGAGGTCGGCTTCGACCTCGATCAGCGTTTCGACGTGACCGGGGCGAGTACCCCGGGGGGTCTCGAGACCCTCCTCAACAGCCGCGGCTGAGCCAACAAAGACCGTCTGCACTGACGAAGATCGGGGAGTAAATAGCTCCCTGATCTTCGTCACCTGCCGCTTTGCACGGTCATTTGGCTTCAGGAGACGGATTCTCTTGTGTGACCGACGCACACGAACAAAAGAGAACAGATGTTCGTATAAGTGCTACACTTCAAACATCCTTACTAATAAGTAATCTGTTTTACAACAACCCCAAGGAGCAAACACGATGAGCCCTAACACAGCCAAGAAGGCCCCCAAGAAGGCCCCCAAGAAGAACTCGACCAAGGCCACCGCCAAGAAGTCGACCACCAAGTCTGCCGCGAAGAGCACGGCCAAGCCGCGCACTGCTTCTCAGCTGCGTTCGGAAGCCGCCCACAAGGCCACCCACGCCGCCCAGCTCGACGCCGATACCGCCAAGAGCCGTCTGACCGAGACTGTCGAAGCCGCCCGCGAGGCCGCCAAGACCGCCGTTGACGTTCCCGTCGGTGCCGCCCTGAACATCTCCGAGAAGGTTTCCGAGCTCGTCGAGCCGTGGACCGATCAGGCCACCGCCGAGAAGAAGGTCAAGAGCTACCGCGCTGAACTGACCAAGACCTTCAAGCGTGCCGAGCGTCGTGGCACCACCGCCCGTCGCAAGGCGACCACGCAGGCGAAGAAGCAGCGCACTTCGCTCGAGCGTCAGGTTCGCAAGCAGCAGAAGACGGTCGAAAAGCAGATCAGGACCACCAACAAGGACGTCTCGAAGAACATCGAGACCCGCGTTGATGTCGTGACCAAGGCCGCTGAGACCCAGGGCAAGAAGGCCCAGGAGCTCGTCAACAAGGTCACGGACCAGATCACCACGCTGGTCTAGATCCACTTAGCCCGGCCGGCTGCGGAGAGCAGCTGAACCGGAGAAGATCGGCTGACCTCATAACCCGTCAGTCGATGTATTACCTCTCCTCCCTCGCCAACGGCCCCTTTATTGGGGCCGTTGGTATTTAAGGTGGAAAAGTTATGGGCCATCTCGCTGATTCTCCGAGGCCGGCGTTGCTCGCATATCGCGCGAGGCTCCGGGGTGAAGGGCCTCCCGTAGGACTTCCTGAGCCTGAGATGAGCATCAGCGAAGCACGGGATAGCTTCAAATCAGAAACCGGATTTACTCCTGAGGATTGGGTTGAGTCCTGGAAAGTAGATCGCATGGAAGACAGTCCAGATAACATGAAGCACACGATTCATGCGCTTTCCATCCTCGCTGAAGAGTCTTCGGAACTCGGCCAACAGGTTCAAGTAGGCGCGTCAACTAACTCCGGATATAAGTGAGCTCCACGGTCGGCGGGGCGCTAGGTCTAGCCGGAGTTCAGCGCTGGGGCAGGCAGTTGACGATCATCGTAAAGCCCAAATCGGGGCCTTCGTCGCTGCTAACAATGAACCGGTAGCCCACCGGGCCACCCCAGCGATTTGGTAAGGCGTTCCGACGGAGTTCAAACGCGCGGGGTCCCATGTTGCCAATCGAAGGATCGAAAGCGAAAGGTGCTTTGGCCGGGCAACGAATCGAACCCTCGGTCTCGGTGAATACCCCGTCACCCGCCACCGGGTCGGTCGACGGGAACACCTGTGAGTGCCCGAGAATCGCGGCGCCCATCGCCCTCGCGCCGGCCGAACCCGTGCGCAGGTCGTCACTGCCGACAGTTCGCCTGCCGGGTAGCGCCACAGCCGTGCCGCCGATCGCCACGATCAGGCTGATCATCGCCACCACCATCGCCGGGGATGGTTTCGGAACTCTTTTCATGACCTGCCTCCTCCTGCCGAATCAGTCTGCCGGGTAAACAATGACCGATTGGCGGCGTGAAGTCGAGGGGCTGAAGGGCCAGCCCGCTTCCGGCAGCGAAACCGCGCGGAACAGAATGCGCTGCGCGAAGTCGATCGTCCGGAACCGGTAGCTGTACCGGAAGTGGCCGCGGCGGTTCGCCCGCAGCACCTCGACCGGCCTCCATCGTGCGCGGGAAGGATCGAAGTACTGAATCGCCACGAGTTTGCCACGGGCCGGCCGAAGGGCGCCCTTGCCCTGGACCGAACCCGTCATGCGGACCCTGCCGCGATTGCGCAGAACCCTCGGCTCGATCCGGAACGTGGTTCGGTCGCGAACAGTCAGAGAAAGCTCCCGGCTCGATGTGCGCTGATTGACCCGGCTTCCCGGATAGCGAATACTGATTGCACGCGACGGTCCGGGCTTGACCGCGAGCGCGTAGCGACCGGTGCCGTCGGTCCTGACTCGGCTCGACCTCTTCTTCCGGCGGGATCCCGTCGCAAACTTCTCTTCCACAAGAAGGCTGATTCCCGACAACGCCCTGCCGTCACGGGAAAGCCGTCCTCCGACCCGCACCGCGCTGTCGTAGTCGGCGAGCGACTTCCTGGCGAATCGCTTGCCCCTGACGATTGACGCCGTAAGCCGGACCGGTTTCTTCAGGGGAAGCTTGAGCACCATGCCCGATCCGCTCGAGGCTGTGTCGACGAGGTTGCCGGCCCGGTCACGGGCCTCGGCGCGGATCGTGTACTTGCCGCTCGGCAGGTCATCGGAGGGGATTCGTGCGAGCAGCATCGATCCGCTTTCCTCAGTTTCAAGCTCCGTGAACTCTCCGTCCACTCCAAGGGGACGAACAGAGATGGATCCGAAGTCAAGTCCGGAATCGCTGTCCAGGACCGTAGCCCGGATCATTTCCGGATCCAGCGGATCCCGCTGCCGGTGAAATTCGATCCGCGGAGGCCGGCGGTCGATGCGAACCGTGGCGGTGCCGGGCCTGGCGTGGCTCTCCCCTTCTCCGGCCGCAAGGCCATCATTCAAATTCCCGGCAAGATCTCTCGCCCAGTATTCAACCCCGGTCGCCCCCTCGTCGGCGACCGTGAATACGGCCGAACTACCGGGAACCTCGTAGGGCGCAGAGTCGCCGGCGCGGATGACCGTGACCGGATCTCCGTCATCGC encodes the following:
- a CDS encoding adenylate/guanylate cyclase domain-containing protein, encoding MAPKTQYARNGDANIAYQVAGEGPSDLVIVSGFVSHLEMDWGSPENARFFERLSSFCRLIRFDKRGTGLSDPVFGVPTLEERMEDARAVMDAVGSKRATLLGYSEGGSMSVLFAATYPERTAGLIIYGSFPNGAALASSSGDLVRMVRNYLQNWGEGHSVDLFAPSIAGDPEQKALIGVYERSAASPRMARGIMAAVDETDVTDVLPNVRVPTLVLHRRDEAIPIEGAREMAKQIPDARFVELEGSDHWMHIGDSAAILGEIEEFVTGTRHAPVAERALATVMFTDIVGSTERAGELGDTGWRQVLERHNELTRKLVERSGGRPIKSTGDGYLATFDGPTRAVNCASDLTEAVRPLEIEIRAGIHTGECEFIGDDIAGMAVHIGARVSATADAGEVVVSSTVKDLVVGSGIQFEDRGERELKGVPGSWRLYLVGKEADSPAEPVAVPSV
- a CDS encoding adenylate/guanylate cyclase domain-containing protein, yielding MVWASDDVRLSFGALVELASFPMGSFLLGPEWLRNSKEWRMGSNSIAINRLFFRGVGGLMLTDTPGGRDELRELVDPTLRDIVDELTPAEGTMLAFTTEGFGIDGAGDIPVVATRIRDANGRLAGTALFSKPAPGMAMLSAMTFTADLRHVERMGLVAKAGRRPAAILFADLEASSALSRRLSTAGYFKLGRRLVRAADQCVVDAGGLVGRHVGDGVGAFFLAETAGSESAAAQNCIVAVRTLRKALDEVAERSDLQPEDVILRFGLHWGANLYVGNISTVGRSEVNALGDQVNEAARIEACASGGRALASKDLIERLEPDAAADLDLEPDRIIYTALGDLSTATEKARRDAAAIAVCEV
- a CDS encoding ATP-dependent helicase is translated as MSPDPQSSDPIPEPGPAQLPKIEHGSGPLLIEGGAGVGKSAALDARVAALVSGGLDPSRIAVITSTRNAAAEHRSRLEALLEPPYEELVVATWEDFAERLLRDWPAAAGLDPGFEVVGPAERLAMLLVRFDSLPLRHHQIRGNPTGLMTGLLRRIDRLKSDGVSADDLRAIAADEGEPDASRTLEVAELIEIHDRMLADLGSIDSNDACSLAAAMLAGHESVRQQVAAQFPHLVVDELEDLSPVRSELLAGLIGGAESLVAAADESRALAAPGAVDRFEAIAPGLVKVTAAESRRLGPDSVDAARAVLAGGGIAVAEDWHAGDGTTSVRFWRSGGAQAEAQAVAREVEHAVSEGAAPETIAITVKDLNRDGGLLASALAERGVPATVGGGAALFRQPEVRDTIAWLRGLTDPDDAPAVTRAITRPPIGLRSVDLAKLTVIARRRKLDMVSACDAALESPQISPEARQRIEAFLSLYRAAAGALDGHRPDVFVRRLIERVGFRRQRLFAAKPETAERLLGLSRLAEIATAWARRDPNGSTREFTKYLSALADTGLEVTGSRGAAVGSVQIVAYSEVKGRVWSRVYLTGLHRADDEDRRAIATAIASADDGVVLSRVETPAEGSSPSGPFEDAFKVVGGLEEVHEEELFGPAEDLHATYRMMRDEVLEASWKAGRELSEPRLDTAIDVNRAITRYLELLKLAALAQRPGGTVDSESIEAINGLLAQVATPEQLAELTTSTLDPYLLANERDRGLRQRLIDSKTEPSLAAFLPKRGGDLRLSASDVDLYLTCPLKYKFARVFGIPQAPTINQRFGILIHNVLQRFHDPKLTDTGDQGLDLLMSLLEQGWRRSGFGDSNDELQFKDRAYAAMENYWQTESASDSQPVWLERQFEFKIGPHYVRGRVDRVDRRGDGGYEVIDYKTGMKVNTERLGGDIQLAIYRIGAAEAWDLEVDNGSYYYVLDGEKVNIEAGPDEAERIDRTVREVGDGILSQDFEPRPSPGVCSWCDYRLVCPAAEA